The DNA sequence GACCAATACCATCGTTGCCGACAACCCGGTCGGTGGAGATTGTCAGGGGGCTTTCGTCGTCGACGGCGGAAACAACATCGTCGCCGACAATAGCTGCGGCTTCAGCGGCGGCGCCGATCCCATGCTCGGCCCGCTGGCCGCCAATGGCGGTCCGACCCCGACTCACGCCTTGCTCTCAGGCAGCCCGGCCATCAACCAAGGCAATCCCGCGGCCTGCCTTCCGGCCGATCAACGCGGAGTTGCCCGCCAAGGCATCTGCGACATCGGAGCCTATGAGTTTTTGGCGACTCCCGGGACCGTTCAATTTAGCGCTGCGACCTATGAAGTGAATGAAAACGGCGGCAGCTTCCAGGTGACGGTCACCCGGACCGGCGGCGGCGACGGCGAAGTTTCGGTCCAATTCACGACCGCCGACGGCAGCGCGACCGCCGGGCTGGACTATGAGGCGGTCGATCAAACGGTGACTTTTGCCGACGGCGACATGGCGAACAAAATCGTGGCTATTCCCATCCTCCCCGATGGTGCGATCGAGGCCGACGAGACGGTCAATCTCAGCCTCAGCGATCCCCAGGGCGGCGTGGCCCTCGGGGCGACTAGCGCCGTCGTGTTGACGATCCACGATGAGCCCAGCGGGCCGCTGAGCGACGAGGACTGCGACAATCGGATCGACGATGACGGTGACGGGGCAGTCGACTGCAACGATTCCGACTGCGATTCGGAAACGATTTGCCAGGGAATCGACGACGGCGATGGTAATGGCGACGGCGATGACGGTGATGTCGAGGGCGACGGCGGCTGCTCGCTGAATCCTGCGCGGGACACGTCGCCGGCTTCCTGGCTTGGATTCGGCGCACTCTTGGCCCTGGCCGGGCTAGGATGGATGCGGCGCCGAAATCCTCGTTGACCTTCGGCGCTAAAAGCGATTGTTAGGGCCATGCCAATTTCGGTCGTCTTGGTCCGCCCTTTATTTTCCGGGAATCTCGGCTCGGTCGCCCGCGCCATGAAGAACATGGGTCTGAAGGACCTTCGCCTGGTGGCGCCCAAGGCCGACAAGGCTGAGCTGGAGGCCCGCAAGATGGCGGCCCACGCCCAGGACCTGCTCAAGAAATCGAAAATTTTTCCGGATTTGAAATCGGCGGTCCGCGGCTTCGACTTGGTCGTCGGCACTTCGCGGCGCAAGGGCAAGGAGCGGGGCAACTGGACCACGCCGCGGGAATTCGCCGCCCAAGTCGGGGAAATGCCGGCCAAGCAAAAGACGGCCTTGG is a window from the bacterium genome containing:
- a CDS encoding choice-of-anchor Q domain-containing protein, yielding MTGNLVTNNNGAGGGIFVTNDNASAELLNVTISGNQVVGTDGFGGGLTGANFHQGIFLTNVTIADNSAANGGGLATFNVSSGDDMNLTNTIVADNPVGGDCQGAFVVDGGNNIVADNSCGFSGGADPMLGPLAANGGPTPTHALLSGSPAINQGNPAACLPADQRGVARQGICDIGAYEFLATPGTVQFSAATYEVNENGGSFQVTVTRTGGGDGEVSVQFTTADGSATAGLDYEAVDQTVTFADGDMANKIVAIPILPDGAIEADETVNLSLSDPQGGVALGATSAVVLTIHDEPSGPLSDEDCDNRIDDDGDGAVDCNDSDCDSETICQGIDDGDGNGDGDDGDVEGDGGCSLNPARDTSPASWLGFGALLALAGLGWMRRRNPR